Proteins encoded together in one Apteryx mantelli isolate bAptMan1 chromosome 31, bAptMan1.hap1, whole genome shotgun sequence window:
- the LOC136994631 gene encoding claw keratin-like, protein MSCSALSALSPYGVAAPAPVADAYNEPCVQQCPDSTVVIQPPPTVLTLPGPILSSFPQHSGVSSVGAPVVGGGYGGTFGGFGGLGGGFGGLGGRFGGLGGGFGGLGGFGGSGRLGGFGGSGGFGSCGSRGLGLGRRYLGGSCGPC, encoded by the coding sequence atgtcctgctccgccttgtccgccttgtctccctacggggtggccgccccggccccggtggctgatgcctacaacgagccctgcgtgcagcagtgccctgactccaccgtggtgatccagcccccgcccacagtgctcaccttacctggacccatcctcagctccttcccgcagcacagcggcgtcagctcggtgggagcccctgttgttggagggggctacggtggcacctttggaggctttggaggccttggaggtggctttggaggccttggaggccgctttggaggccttggaggtggctttggaggccttggaggctttgggggttccggccgccttgggggcttcgggggctctgggggctttgggagctgtggttcCAGGGGCCTGGGCCTTGGCCGCCGCTACCTCGGCGGCAGCTGCGGACCCTGCTAA